The Pseudomonas fluorescens genome includes a window with the following:
- a CDS encoding dermonecrotic toxin domain-containing protein produces MTQPLTPTPAAPDASLGDAVLNQLLAGPTSPEVAAALLRSALKKLYPHLHLDPNNTVIGEPDWEIVDGQIVERPTRYQTLSNMLAARMNEDYATLLIEGFHFLTHLPLTTPEVHLPVRIAQIGSLINELAPVMVSACQEQQLVYWNATIGTAPPRWHELSSLLHRLWDVKQVKGWTDSDCAMARQLFLYPDLQDRKANDPYDTHAYLIDIDEVDGDKLTRMVDNSLVVLIGTVEKKQTILAYSLRRSYEKFDSLQALEQTLPDHLGNVEGKRIQWRFFEPEGNIFDHKACGLIATQVQILGSPEILKGFMADDSEQPALSGTQTDTGPDAAWYEKQMPDWLQQASTSDQILFAQHMKNLSALSSSHAGKTYLDDIPPIKHYALNALKQQMQSEHADAATLDPQRIELQIRSPVVWGTFVVPGKIEITRLNLVDLALQNLIALPLGDKVVRSLDGDKLPGWMTVDYVENLVTKVDIGRVYPELVKSKLLGDTVESTRRENLYTAQLRIQLPMLALESKIRGDCNIDERGYRYIAAVMETDEAERKVDGQTIVMRELAFVSGQSQGSAGDVVTNMFVIGPQDFDAGPCVLYRPLLEPQLCQYPTPSNLIYAIRQTPSLRQSVLAWLPDGVRENYSRYLFSGPIPSPWMIVEFATDPFSSWTNSAPVSLSNQTLGADFLPRLFRSNAEALTALADRQSVSNSENRWETFKQASWLIFNLALPYLGAAAGTAIWLWQILDDVETMTQGDEETSSQATWEAFVDLLLNMAMAITAHAIERARENTGSRVTEAPPVVPELEKLAKPAPIIEQFIPPKDTRLPAEHYDTIHSSGALAGKSGEHAKLLRPLSVNKPEHAEQLKSEGPLKGLYQQGDDWFAKMADKWFKVKVEGDHVSIVDEKDPSHPGPALMRHAHGEWHVDTRLRLRGSGSKGARQEVIADARRRGTQLLAQLTRFEEKKIEGQKLLTMDAKELGKASGSAKELKRIIYLSTLKTQRESYEEALKILTEWPVFQSRPDAPQVRLGYLNAQINFTFEEIDALKARFTPALREALDMATSTIEEIEQQHVDAADAMIRVGDDMIERLDYMETRFYRLKKQGREGFEFLRQHRGKMPAYKSDAIRLIQLDMYRHLCLSLDSIHTVPEGWADLNQVVDNITVAFQSLHDAIEERSVIRLDEQIDAFGSLTEQFTAIEEHLAYLGDEYKASVRPAELNRLIKQIGQTKKRAVRHLAWALDERSNRRSLGNPYEQRPRPRKKFIRARFWGLVSGEPRLSKTKEETGWVDVKNPLSEKIIATFHRKETGEWVPHVIAETPAPVPALATSITKGKALIDGLAAFKTQIQEYANKPSRSPTGIGMILNAHAGRMEKVAVAITKALDNASNETVGVSAQERQLAESTRKALKQASKTLYEEGFEGILKVIKQRPPTMSGLIWLKSRNQISITRQKNRQRLRGPVYGYLDRYEIKDLKENKTLWFADFRYSTDWAPAHAYLSARLKTPEQVSLGRAADSTKELTQRQLIDLYRSEIAVDQAKEVFFPKRLS; encoded by the coding sequence ATGACCCAACCCTTAACCCCTACACCCGCCGCGCCCGACGCCAGCCTTGGCGACGCGGTGCTCAACCAGTTACTCGCCGGCCCGACCTCGCCGGAGGTAGCCGCCGCCCTTCTGCGCAGTGCGCTCAAGAAGCTCTATCCCCATTTGCATCTGGACCCGAACAATACTGTGATCGGTGAACCGGACTGGGAAATCGTCGACGGCCAGATCGTTGAGCGGCCCACGCGTTACCAGACACTCAGCAACATGCTGGCGGCACGGATGAATGAGGACTATGCGACGCTGCTGATAGAGGGCTTTCACTTTCTGACCCACCTGCCACTGACGACCCCCGAGGTGCACCTGCCGGTGCGCATCGCTCAGATCGGCAGCCTGATCAATGAACTCGCGCCCGTCATGGTGTCCGCCTGCCAGGAACAGCAACTGGTGTACTGGAACGCCACGATCGGCACCGCGCCGCCGCGCTGGCATGAGCTCTCCAGCCTGCTGCACAGACTCTGGGACGTTAAGCAGGTCAAGGGCTGGACGGACTCCGACTGTGCCATGGCCAGGCAACTGTTCCTGTACCCCGACCTGCAGGACCGCAAGGCCAACGACCCTTATGACACCCATGCGTACCTGATCGACATCGATGAGGTGGATGGCGACAAGCTGACACGCATGGTCGACAACTCCCTGGTGGTGCTGATCGGAACCGTCGAAAAAAAACAGACCATCCTCGCCTACTCGCTGCGTCGCAGCTACGAGAAGTTCGACTCGCTGCAAGCATTGGAGCAGACCCTGCCTGATCATCTGGGCAACGTGGAGGGCAAGAGGATCCAGTGGCGCTTCTTTGAGCCCGAAGGCAATATTTTCGATCACAAGGCCTGCGGCTTGATTGCCACCCAGGTACAGATCCTGGGCTCTCCCGAGATCCTGAAAGGGTTCATGGCCGACGACAGCGAGCAGCCCGCCCTCAGTGGAACACAGACCGACACCGGTCCTGATGCGGCCTGGTACGAGAAGCAGATGCCTGACTGGCTCCAGCAAGCATCGACGTCCGACCAGATCCTGTTCGCCCAACACATGAAGAACCTGTCCGCGCTGAGCAGCTCCCATGCCGGCAAGACCTACCTGGACGATATTCCCCCCATCAAACACTATGCGCTGAACGCGTTGAAACAACAGATGCAATCGGAGCATGCCGACGCCGCGACGCTCGACCCGCAACGGATCGAACTGCAAATCCGCAGCCCCGTCGTCTGGGGCACCTTCGTTGTTCCCGGCAAAATCGAGATCACGCGGCTCAACCTCGTCGACCTGGCGCTACAGAACCTGATTGCGCTGCCCCTTGGCGACAAGGTGGTCCGGTCTCTCGACGGCGACAAGCTGCCCGGATGGATGACGGTCGATTACGTCGAAAATCTGGTGACCAAGGTCGACATCGGTCGCGTTTATCCCGAACTGGTCAAGAGCAAGCTACTGGGCGATACCGTCGAATCGACCCGCCGGGAAAATCTCTACACGGCTCAGCTACGCATCCAGTTACCCATGCTGGCGCTGGAGAGCAAGATTCGCGGCGATTGCAACATCGACGAGCGCGGCTACCGTTACATCGCCGCCGTGATGGAGACCGACGAAGCCGAGCGCAAGGTCGACGGGCAGACGATCGTCATGCGCGAGCTGGCTTTCGTCTCCGGCCAGTCCCAGGGCTCTGCGGGGGATGTCGTGACCAACATGTTCGTGATCGGTCCGCAGGATTTCGATGCAGGTCCCTGCGTACTCTATCGCCCGCTGCTGGAACCGCAGCTGTGCCAGTATCCGACGCCGAGCAATCTGATCTACGCCATCCGGCAGACGCCCTCCTTGCGTCAATCGGTGCTGGCCTGGCTGCCCGACGGAGTACGCGAGAACTACAGCCGATACCTCTTTTCCGGGCCGATCCCCTCGCCTTGGATGATCGTCGAATTCGCCACCGACCCCTTCTCTTCGTGGACCAACAGCGCCCCCGTCAGCTTGAGCAACCAGACTCTGGGGGCGGATTTCCTGCCGCGGTTGTTCAGGTCCAATGCCGAGGCCTTGACCGCCCTCGCCGACCGTCAGTCTGTGTCCAATAGCGAGAACCGCTGGGAAACCTTCAAACAGGCCAGTTGGTTGATTTTCAACCTGGCCCTGCCCTACCTCGGGGCTGCGGCAGGCACCGCCATCTGGCTTTGGCAAATCCTCGACGACGTTGAAACGATGACACAAGGCGACGAAGAAACCAGCAGCCAAGCCACGTGGGAAGCGTTTGTCGACCTGTTGCTGAACATGGCCATGGCGATTACCGCACACGCCATCGAGCGCGCCCGGGAGAATACTGGCAGCCGCGTGACAGAAGCCCCCCCGGTCGTGCCCGAGCTGGAAAAACTGGCCAAGCCTGCGCCCATCATCGAGCAATTCATACCGCCCAAGGACACCAGGCTGCCCGCCGAGCACTACGACACCATTCATTCCAGTGGCGCCTTGGCGGGCAAGTCCGGCGAGCATGCCAAGCTGCTCAGGCCCTTGAGCGTCAACAAGCCCGAGCACGCCGAACAGCTCAAGAGCGAAGGCCCGCTCAAGGGCCTCTACCAACAGGGCGATGACTGGTTCGCCAAAATGGCCGACAAGTGGTTCAAGGTAAAGGTTGAAGGGGACCATGTGTCCATCGTCGACGAAAAAGACCCCTCCCACCCAGGCCCGGCGCTGATGCGCCATGCCCACGGCGAATGGCATGTCGACACGCGCCTGCGTCTGCGCGGGAGTGGATCGAAAGGTGCCCGGCAGGAGGTCATCGCCGATGCCAGACGCCGTGGCACTCAGCTGCTGGCCCAGTTGACTCGCTTCGAAGAAAAGAAAATCGAAGGCCAGAAGTTGCTGACCATGGATGCCAAGGAGCTGGGTAAGGCGTCCGGCTCTGCCAAGGAGCTCAAACGCATCATCTATTTGAGTACGTTGAAGACCCAACGGGAAAGCTACGAAGAAGCATTGAAGATCCTGACCGAATGGCCGGTCTTTCAATCAAGGCCCGACGCGCCTCAAGTCCGACTCGGCTACTTGAACGCGCAGATCAATTTTACGTTCGAGGAAATAGACGCGCTGAAGGCTCGCTTCACCCCCGCCCTGAGAGAAGCCCTGGACATGGCCACTTCGACGATCGAGGAAATCGAGCAGCAACACGTCGATGCTGCCGATGCCATGATCCGGGTCGGTGACGACATGATCGAGCGCCTGGATTACATGGAGACCCGCTTCTACCGACTCAAGAAGCAGGGGCGCGAAGGCTTTGAATTCCTGCGCCAGCACCGCGGGAAAATGCCGGCCTACAAAAGCGATGCGATCCGCCTGATCCAGTTGGACATGTATCGCCACCTCTGCCTGTCGCTCGACAGCATCCACACCGTGCCTGAGGGGTGGGCAGATCTCAACCAAGTGGTCGATAACATTACGGTTGCGTTCCAAAGCCTGCACGACGCCATCGAGGAGCGAAGTGTGATCAGGCTGGACGAACAGATCGATGCATTTGGCAGCCTGACGGAACAGTTCACCGCCATCGAAGAACATCTCGCATACCTGGGCGATGAATATAAGGCCAGTGTGCGCCCGGCAGAACTCAATCGACTGATAAAGCAGATTGGCCAGACCAAGAAGCGCGCAGTCCGTCACCTGGCCTGGGCCCTCGATGAGCGAAGCAACCGGCGCAGCCTCGGCAACCCGTACGAGCAGCGCCCCCGGCCTCGGAAAAAGTTCATCAGGGCGCGTTTCTGGGGTCTGGTCAGTGGCGAACCCCGGCTCTCGAAAACCAAGGAAGAGACGGGCTGGGTCGATGTGAAAAACCCGCTTTCAGAAAAAATCATTGCCACGTTTCATCGCAAGGAAACCGGTGAGTGGGTGCCTCACGTCATCGCCGAAACGCCGGCGCCCGTTCCTGCGTTGGCAACCAGCATCACCAAGGGCAAGGCCCTGATTGACGGGCTGGCAGCGTTCAAGACGCAAATCCAGGAATACGCCAACAAACCCAGTCGATCACCCACCGGCATCGGGATGATTCTGAATGCACACGCAGGCCGCATGGAGAAAGTCGCCGTGGCGATCACCAAGGCGCTGGACAATGCCTCTAACGAAACGGTGGGTGTGTCGGCCCAAGAGCGGCAGTTGGCCGAGTCCACCCGCAAAGCACTCAAGCAGGCGTCCAAGACCCTTTATGAGGAAGGGTTCGAAGGCATCCTCAAGGTCATCAAACAACGGCCACCGACCATGAGTGGCTTGATATGGCTTAAAAGCCGGAACCAGATTTCCATCACTCGGCAAAAGAACCGGCAACGCCTCCGAGGTCCTGTTTATGGCTATCTGGACCGGTACGAGATCAAGGACCTGAAAGAGAACAAAACGCTGTGGTTCGCCGACTTCCGTTATTCCACTGACTGGGCGCCTGCCCATGCTTATCTGTCGGCGCGTTTGAAAACACCGGAACAAGTCAGCCTGGGCCGGGCCGCCGACTCGACCAAGGAGTTGACCCAGCGGCAACTGATCGATCTTTACCGCAGCGAAATCGCCGTGGACCAGGCCAAGGAGGTGTTCTTTCCAAAACGACTGTCGTGA
- a CDS encoding PLP-dependent aminotransferase family protein translates to MNTAVPPLSFNPAGIELDRRQGLSRQLYQALRARVLDGRLASGTRLPASRDLAAALAISRNSVVRAYDQLYAEGFIEGRVGDGTYVAKLSSTTLPLKNISTKVSTGFSTGLPTALSTDWLDLPVGPSSKVIHSDALNRVEKHHLPQPPSGPPKAFRVGVPAFDLFPFDVWAKLNAAFWRKPDLQQLCYGDAQGDARLRGLIAAYLRSSRGLHCTAEQIVITSGAQQGISLCAQLLVDPGDVVAVENPGYRAAGHAFAVAGADVRGVPVDGDGLDCTVLGSLNDCRLAYVTPSHQYPTGVVMSLPRRLELLDWAERNNGWIVEDDYDGEYRYSGAPLAPLAALDRQGRVLYVGTFGKVAFPALRLGYLVLPPGLVNAFARRRAVDVRHSEVSTQAVMAEFMAAGHFQRHIRRMRRAALARRDALLAGWPKSLNGVGAMPTVVAGLHVTVPVDNIERERELIARATEAGVEVNGLSSYWLPATAPTQVRAGLVLGFAAVPPATIDAALARLAKAWPT, encoded by the coding sequence ATGAACACCGCCGTGCCCCCCCTGTCGTTCAACCCCGCCGGAATCGAACTGGACCGCCGTCAGGGGCTCAGTCGTCAGCTGTATCAGGCATTACGCGCCCGGGTACTAGACGGGCGCCTGGCCAGTGGCACGCGTCTGCCCGCCAGCCGTGACCTGGCGGCGGCCTTGGCGATTTCCCGCAACAGCGTGGTGCGGGCTTACGACCAGCTCTATGCCGAGGGCTTCATCGAAGGGCGCGTGGGCGATGGGACTTATGTGGCGAAACTGTCTTCGACGACACTGCCGCTGAAAAACATATCCACAAAAGTATCCACAGGGTTTTCAACAGGCTTACCCACAGCCTTATCCACAGATTGGCTCGATTTGCCTGTGGGCCCATCCAGTAAAGTTATCCACAGCGATGCCTTGAACCGCGTCGAAAAACACCATTTGCCCCAGCCGCCCAGTGGCCCACCCAAGGCGTTCAGGGTCGGCGTTCCGGCGTTCGATTTGTTCCCATTCGACGTCTGGGCCAAGCTGAATGCGGCTTTCTGGCGCAAGCCGGATCTGCAGCAACTGTGTTATGGTGACGCGCAAGGTGACGCACGCTTGCGCGGCCTGATCGCGGCCTACCTGCGCAGCTCCCGTGGCCTGCACTGCACCGCTGAACAAATTGTGATCACCAGCGGCGCGCAGCAGGGCATCAGCCTTTGTGCACAGCTGTTGGTGGACCCCGGCGACGTCGTGGCTGTGGAAAACCCGGGCTACCGCGCGGCCGGGCATGCGTTCGCCGTGGCCGGTGCCGACGTCAGAGGCGTACCGGTGGACGGTGACGGTCTGGACTGCACGGTGCTCGGCTCGTTGAATGACTGTCGGCTGGCCTATGTCACCCCTTCGCATCAATACCCGACCGGGGTAGTCATGAGCCTGCCGAGGCGACTGGAACTGTTGGACTGGGCCGAGCGCAATAACGGCTGGATAGTCGAGGACGACTATGACGGCGAGTACCGCTACAGCGGCGCGCCGCTGGCGCCGTTGGCGGCGCTGGATCGCCAGGGGCGCGTGCTGTACGTCGGCACGTTCGGCAAAGTCGCGTTCCCGGCCTTGCGCCTGGGCTACCTGGTGTTGCCGCCGGGCCTGGTCAATGCGTTCGCCCGCCGCCGCGCGGTGGATGTGCGCCATTCGGAAGTCAGCACCCAAGCGGTGATGGCCGAGTTCATGGCCGCCGGACATTTCCAGCGGCACATCCGGCGCATGCGCCGCGCTGCGCTGGCCCGGCGTGACGCGCTGTTGGCCGGTTGGCCGAAATCGTTGAACGGCGTCGGCGCCATGCCCACGGTCGTCGCCGGATTGCACGTCACGGTGCCGGTGGACAACATCGAGCGCGAGCGCGAGCTGATCGCCCGGGCCACCGAAGCCGGCGTCGAGGTCAATGGCTTGAGCAGCTACTGGTTGCCTGCCACTGCCCCGACGCAGGTACGGGCGGGGCTGGTTCTGGGGTTCGCGGCGGTCCCGCCAGCGACGATCGATGCCGCGCTGGCGCGTCTGGCGAAGGCCTGGCCGACATGA
- a CDS encoding histone deacetylase family protein, translated as MLTIYSDDHHLHHGRCELMDGQLMPCFEMPSRADHVLERVKARGLGPVEAPQDFGLGPIQRIHSAAYLEFFKGAWDRWAKYNRDGDLLPFTWPARTLRSVIPTSLHGQLGYYSFDGGAPITAGTWQAAYSAAQVALTAQAEIQRGARSAFALCRPPGHHAAGDLMGGYCYLNNAAIAAQAFLDQGHQKVAILDVDYHHGNGTQSIFYERSDVLFASIHGHPEAEFPFFLGYADEQGEGDGEGFNFNYPLPAGSGWDTWSAALEQACGQIRGYDADVIVVSLGVDTFKDDPISQFKLDSPDYLAMGKRIAALGKPTLFVMEGGYAVAEIGINAVNVLEGFQSAP; from the coding sequence ATGCTGACGATCTACTCAGACGATCACCACCTGCACCACGGGCGCTGCGAGTTGATGGATGGGCAATTGATGCCCTGCTTCGAGATGCCGTCCCGGGCCGATCATGTGTTGGAGCGGGTCAAGGCGCGGGGGCTGGGGCCGGTGGAGGCGCCGCAGGATTTTGGCCTGGGGCCGATCCAGCGCATTCACAGCGCGGCGTATCTGGAATTCTTCAAAGGCGCCTGGGACCGTTGGGCCAAGTACAACCGCGACGGCGATTTGTTGCCCTTCACCTGGCCGGCGCGAACGCTGCGTTCGGTCATCCCCACGAGCCTGCACGGCCAGTTGGGTTATTACAGCTTCGACGGCGGTGCGCCGATTACCGCCGGTACTTGGCAGGCGGCCTACAGCGCCGCGCAAGTGGCCCTCACCGCCCAGGCGGAGATCCAGCGCGGGGCGCGCAGTGCCTTTGCGTTGTGCCGGCCGCCAGGGCACCACGCCGCTGGCGATTTGATGGGTGGTTATTGCTACTTGAACAACGCCGCCATCGCCGCCCAGGCCTTTCTCGACCAGGGCCATCAGAAGGTCGCGATCCTGGATGTGGATTACCACCACGGCAACGGCACCCAATCGATTTTCTATGAGCGCAGCGACGTGTTGTTCGCCTCGATCCACGGTCACCCCGAGGCGGAGTTTCCGTTCTTTTTGGGGTATGCCGACGAGCAGGGCGAGGGCGACGGCGAGGGCTTCAATTTCAACTACCCTTTGCCAGCCGGCTCCGGCTGGGACACCTGGAGCGCGGCGCTGGAGCAGGCCTGCGGGCAAATCCGGGGTTACGACGCCGATGTCATCGTCGTGTCCCTGGGTGTCGACACGTTCAAGGACGACCCCATCTCGCAATTCAAGCTCGACAGCCCGGATTACCTGGCGATGGGCAAGCGCATCGCGGCGCTCGGCAAGCCGACGCTGTTCGTGATGGAAGGCGGCTACGCGGTGGCAGAAATCGGCATCAATGCCGTGAACGTTCTTGAAGGTTTCCAAAGCGCCCCATGA
- a CDS encoding polyamine ABC transporter substrate-binding protein: protein MNRLKRFMAPAVCAALLCGAVQAEERTLRVYNWFDYITPKALEDFKAQNSQVKLVYDIFDTNEALEAKLLTGNSGYDVVVPSNVFLAKQIEAGVFQPLDRSKLPNWNHLDPKLMKLIEANDPGNKFAVPYMYGTILIGFNPDKVKAALGDNAPVDSWDLIFKEENISKLKQCGVALLDSPSEILPLALQHLGLDPNSKKPADYAKAEALMMKIRPHITYFHSSKYMADIANGDICVAVGYSGSFSQAANRAKEAKNGVTVDMRLPKEGAPIWFDMLAIPKGAANPGDAYAFINYLLQPQVIAPVSDFVGYPNPNKDATDMVDPAIRNNPNLYPTEAAMTTLYTLQPLPRDAERARTRAWTRIKSGQ, encoded by the coding sequence ATGAACAGACTCAAGCGTTTTATGGCTCCAGCCGTGTGCGCCGCGCTGCTTTGCGGCGCTGTCCAGGCCGAGGAGCGCACCTTGCGCGTCTACAACTGGTTCGACTACATCACGCCCAAGGCCTTGGAGGATTTCAAGGCGCAGAACAGCCAGGTCAAGCTGGTCTACGACATCTTCGACACCAACGAGGCCCTGGAGGCCAAGTTGCTGACGGGTAACTCCGGCTATGACGTGGTGGTGCCGTCCAACGTGTTCCTGGCCAAGCAGATCGAAGCCGGGGTGTTCCAGCCCCTGGACCGCAGCAAGCTGCCGAACTGGAACCACCTCGATCCCAAGCTGATGAAGCTGATCGAAGCCAACGACCCGGGCAACAAGTTCGCCGTGCCCTACATGTACGGCACCATCCTGATCGGCTTCAACCCGGACAAGGTCAAGGCCGCCCTGGGCGACAACGCGCCGGTGGACAGTTGGGACCTGATCTTCAAGGAAGAGAACATCAGCAAGCTCAAGCAGTGCGGCGTGGCGCTGCTCGATTCGCCGTCGGAGATCCTGCCCCTGGCCTTGCAGCACCTGGGCCTGGACCCCAACAGCAAGAAGCCGGCGGACTACGCCAAGGCCGAAGCGCTGATGATGAAGATTCGCCCGCACATCACCTATTTCCACTCGTCCAAGTACATGGCCGACATCGCCAACGGCGACATTTGCGTGGCAGTGGGTTACTCCGGCAGCTTTTCCCAGGCGGCCAACCGCGCCAAGGAGGCCAAGAACGGTGTGACGGTGGACATGCGCCTGCCCAAGGAAGGGGCGCCGATCTGGTTCGACATGCTCGCCATTCCCAAGGGCGCCGCCAACCCAGGGGACGCCTACGCCTTCATCAACTATTTGCTGCAACCGCAGGTGATCGCGCCGGTCAGTGATTTTGTCGGCTATCCGAACCCGAACAAGGACGCGACCGACATGGTCGACCCGGCGATCCGCAACAACCCCAACCTGTACCCGACCGAGGCGGCGATGACCACGCTCTATACCTTGCAGCCGTTACCGAGGGATGCCGAGCGGGCACGGACACGGGCCTGGACGCGGATCAAATCCGGGCAGTAG